A single window of Rhizobium sp. CCGE531 DNA harbors:
- a CDS encoding precorrin-2 C(20)-methyltransferase: MNAPSNGSLIGVGTGPGDPELLTVKAVKALERADVVAYFAKQGKGGNGRAIVGDLLKADVTLLPLYYPVTTEIDKDAPEYSHQITAFYDVSAEMVAAHLREGKTVAVLSEGDPLFYGSYMHLHVRLADRFPTEVIPGVTAMSGCWSLAGLPMVQGDDVLSVLPGTMAEAELTRRLGDTQAAVIMKVGRNLPKIRRALDAAGRLSEAIYVERGTMTNGAMAPLASRDDAEAPYFSLVLVPGWEGRP; encoded by the coding sequence ATGAACGCGCCGTCGAATGGAAGCCTGATCGGTGTCGGCACCGGCCCCGGCGATCCCGAACTGCTGACGGTCAAGGCCGTCAAGGCGCTGGAGCGTGCCGATGTCGTCGCCTACTTTGCCAAGCAGGGCAAAGGTGGCAACGGACGAGCCATCGTCGGCGATCTGCTGAAAGCAGACGTGACGCTCCTGCCGCTTTACTATCCCGTCACGACCGAGATCGATAAGGACGCGCCGGAATATAGTCACCAGATTACCGCCTTCTATGACGTCTCGGCCGAGATGGTGGCGGCGCATCTGCGCGAAGGAAAGACCGTTGCCGTGCTCAGCGAAGGCGACCCACTCTTCTACGGCTCCTACATGCATCTGCATGTACGCCTTGCCGATCGTTTTCCGACGGAAGTCATACCGGGCGTGACGGCCATGTCCGGCTGCTGGTCTCTGGCCGGATTGCCGATGGTACAGGGAGACGACGTCCTCTCGGTGCTGCCGGGAACGATGGCGGAAGCTGAGCTTACTCGGCGCCTGGGGGATACCCAGGCAGCCGTCATCATGAAGGTTGGCCGCAACCTGCCGAAGATCCGCCGCGCGCTTGATGCCGCCGGTCGGCTGAGCGAGGCCATCTATGTCGAGCGCGGCACGATGACGAACGGCGCGATGGCGCCACTTGCCAGCCGCGACGATGCCGAGGCGCCATATTTCTCGCTGGTCCTCGTTCCGGGTTGGGAAGGAAGGCCATGA
- a CDS encoding precorrin-8X methylmutase, with protein MPDYDYIREGDAIYERSFAIIRSEADLSRFPEAEADVAVRMIHACGLVEAAEHFMFSPDFVASARQALSAGAPIFCDAEMVTRGVTRARLPAANEVICTLQDPRTAEIAKTIGNTRSAAAMHLWTDRLAGAVVAIGNAPTALFHLLEMLRDGAPKPAAIIGMPVGFVGAAESKDALAENSYGVPFAIVRGRLGGSAMTAAALNALARPGL; from the coding sequence ATGCCTGACTATGACTATATCCGCGAGGGGGATGCGATCTATGAACGCTCCTTCGCGATCATCCGCAGCGAAGCCGATTTGTCGCGTTTTCCCGAAGCAGAGGCCGATGTCGCTGTCCGCATGATTCATGCCTGCGGACTGGTGGAAGCGGCAGAGCATTTCATGTTCTCGCCCGATTTCGTCGCATCGGCGCGTCAGGCGCTGTCTGCCGGCGCGCCGATCTTCTGCGATGCGGAAATGGTCACCCGTGGCGTGACCCGCGCCCGCCTGCCGGCGGCAAACGAGGTGATCTGCACCTTGCAGGATCCGCGCACGGCGGAAATCGCAAAGACCATCGGCAACACGCGTTCGGCTGCGGCCATGCATCTGTGGACCGATCGGCTTGCAGGCGCTGTCGTCGCCATCGGCAACGCGCCGACTGCCCTCTTCCACCTTCTGGAAATGCTGCGCGATGGCGCGCCGAAGCCTGCCGCCATCATCGGCATGCCCGTCGGCTTTGTCGGCGCGGCGGAATCGAAGGATGCCCTTGCCGAGAATTCCTACGGCGTTCCCTTTGCCATCGTACGCGGCCGGCTTGGCGGCAGCGCCATGACGGCAGCCGCCCTTAACGCTTTGGCGAGGCCCGGCCTATGA
- the cobG gene encoding precorrin-3B synthase, translating into MKGSLMVAADAQTVKGQACLSQEEGDRYNAALPLPSMVRGACPSLSAPMRTGDGLLVRLRPSTPGLTVAQFRALAKATKKHGNGLIEITARGNLQLRGMTVESMAGLAADIDRAGIVPESGVAIEVPPLSGLDPSEIANARLLAERLRSAIDSPDPKLLLAAKLAIIVDGGGRLVLDELSADIRLKAVKVADDRQLWTLAIAGTDATAMPIAALPSEQAIAGVNALLKTLAAIGPRARGRDLDAASLQAQFPALPDHACGETIPPPSPVGIIPLDKEHSALGLRPAFGQIHARDLLRFLGLAEAAGVREIRTGPEHSLLLLGLPLDRVESMQAAAADCGFQTRADDPANYAIPCAGTGACASAHYATREAAADLVGVGADLLDGSLKVHLSGCTKGCAHPSPAMLTIVGAATGHAIVVNGSSSGEPVAYIGKEDLKSALAALGQLVRNNKAAGESAQQCLKRLGRDAIATALRQG; encoded by the coding sequence ATGAAGGGCAGTCTTATGGTTGCGGCCGACGCGCAGACGGTAAAAGGACAAGCGTGCCTCTCGCAGGAGGAGGGCGACCGCTACAATGCTGCATTGCCCCTACCCTCCATGGTTCGCGGTGCCTGCCCCTCGCTTAGCGCACCGATGCGGACGGGCGATGGCCTGCTTGTGCGCCTGCGCCCCTCGACGCCGGGATTGACGGTTGCGCAGTTTCGCGCCCTGGCCAAGGCCACGAAAAAGCATGGCAATGGCCTGATCGAGATCACGGCGCGGGGCAATCTTCAGCTGCGGGGCATGACAGTGGAAAGCATGGCCGGACTGGCCGCCGATATCGATCGTGCCGGCATCGTACCGGAGAGCGGCGTTGCCATTGAGGTCCCACCGCTCAGCGGCCTCGATCCATCGGAAATCGCCAACGCGCGCCTGCTCGCCGAACGCCTGCGAAGCGCGATCGATTCACCCGATCCCAAACTGCTGCTGGCCGCCAAACTCGCCATTATCGTCGATGGCGGCGGCCGGTTGGTCCTCGACGAACTCTCGGCGGACATCAGGCTGAAAGCCGTCAAGGTCGCTGATGACCGGCAACTGTGGACACTCGCGATCGCCGGAACGGACGCGACGGCGATGCCAATTGCCGCATTGCCCAGCGAACAGGCGATTGCCGGCGTCAACGCGCTGCTGAAAACCTTGGCTGCGATTGGACCCCGCGCCCGTGGCCGCGATCTGGACGCCGCCTCGCTGCAAGCGCAGTTTCCCGCACTGCCTGACCATGCGTGTGGCGAAACCATCCCACCGCCCTCTCCCGTCGGCATCATTCCCCTTGACAAGGAACATTCCGCGCTCGGGCTGCGCCCCGCCTTCGGTCAGATCCATGCCCGGGATCTCCTCCGCTTTCTTGGCCTCGCGGAGGCGGCGGGTGTGCGTGAAATCCGGACGGGGCCGGAACACAGCCTGTTGCTGCTCGGCCTTCCGCTTGATCGGGTCGAAAGCATGCAGGCTGCGGCAGCCGATTGCGGCTTTCAGACGCGCGCCGACGATCCGGCAAATTATGCAATTCCGTGCGCCGGTACCGGCGCATGCGCCTCCGCCCACTATGCAACGAGAGAGGCCGCCGCCGATCTGGTCGGCGTGGGGGCCGACTTGCTTGACGGCTCGCTCAAGGTGCACCTGTCCGGCTGCACAAAAGGCTGCGCCCATCCCTCTCCGGCAATGCTCACGATCGTCGGGGCTGCAACAGGCCATGCTATTGTCGTAAATGGGTCATCATCGGGCGAACCTGTGGCTTACATCGGCAAGGAAGACCTGAAATCCGCGCTGGCGGCGCTCGGGCAACTGGTACGAAACAACAAAGCTGCTGGCGAATCGGCACAGCAGTGTCTTAAACGGCTTGGCCGGGACGCAATCGCGACGGCTTTACGACAGGGATAG
- the cobF gene encoding precorrin-6A synthase (deacetylating): MRHIHIVGIGTGNPEHLTVQAINALNAADVILIPSKGAAKSELADIRREICQRYVTNPATRFVDYEVPSRQTAERSYVQGVDEWHEAISATYERLFLEHLTESQSAAFLVWGDPGLYDSTLRILERVVARGNLALDYSIIPGITSIQALTASHRIPLNLVGKPVQITTGRRLAESFPGIAETAVVMLDGEQAFSKIDDLDAYIYWGAYLGTKDEITIAGRLADVSERILATRAEARAKHGWIMDIYLMRKGRDFDDRE; this comes from the coding sequence ATGCGGCATATTCACATCGTCGGGATCGGCACGGGAAATCCTGAACATCTGACCGTGCAGGCGATCAATGCGCTGAACGCAGCCGATGTCATCCTCATTCCCAGCAAGGGGGCGGCCAAGAGCGAGCTTGCCGACATCAGGCGGGAGATCTGCCAGCGCTATGTCACCAATCCAGCCACGCGCTTCGTCGACTATGAAGTGCCCTCACGCCAGACGGCGGAGCGCAGCTACGTGCAGGGCGTCGACGAGTGGCATGAGGCGATTTCAGCCACTTATGAACGGCTGTTTCTGGAGCACCTGACGGAAAGCCAAAGTGCTGCCTTCCTCGTCTGGGGCGACCCCGGCCTCTACGACAGCACCTTGCGCATTCTCGAGCGGGTCGTTGCTCGCGGCAATCTCGCCCTCGACTACAGCATTATTCCCGGCATCACCAGCATCCAGGCGCTGACGGCAAGCCATCGCATCCCCCTCAATCTCGTCGGCAAGCCGGTGCAGATCACCACCGGCCGGCGGCTGGCAGAGAGCTTCCCGGGCATTGCCGAAACGGCCGTGGTCATGCTCGACGGCGAGCAGGCCTTCAGCAAGATCGACGATCTCGATGCCTATATTTACTGGGGAGCCTATCTCGGCACGAAGGACGAGATCACCATCGCCGGGAGGCTGGCGGACGTTTCGGAGCGCATTCTTGCAACGCGAGCCGAGGCCCGCGCCAAGCATGGATGGATCATGGATATTTATCTCATGCGCAAGGGGCGCGATTTCGACGATCGCGAATGA
- a CDS encoding helix-turn-helix transcriptional regulator — MEKLSKQLLATLDNDHVQNVRWMEQSPADVLVHSAEPPQGYTVPWHHHRRTQLLCIFAGVALIMTARGRWMVPPGHALFIPVGLEHSIEILSDVSMKSVYVTPRGQPPKDEAPRVVEVTDLARSLLLEAVRLREAPIGHRKAKLVLSLLVEEIATLPERPLGLPFPSDRRLTVLCRDYLANPSPNARLDEWAEKLSVSRRTFTRQFRKETGISFTTWRQQASVFACLPQLAEGQPVTNVALEAGYESVAAFTTMFRRMLGTSPRSYMANRWTLERQSA, encoded by the coding sequence ATGGAAAAGCTATCGAAACAGCTGCTGGCAACCCTCGACAACGACCATGTGCAGAACGTGCGCTGGATGGAGCAGTCGCCCGCGGACGTGCTTGTCCATAGTGCCGAGCCGCCGCAGGGCTATACCGTTCCCTGGCATCATCATCGCCGCACGCAATTGCTTTGCATCTTCGCCGGCGTCGCCCTGATCATGACGGCGCGCGGCCGCTGGATGGTGCCGCCCGGTCATGCTCTTTTCATCCCCGTCGGGCTCGAGCATTCGATCGAGATCCTGAGCGATGTCAGCATGAAATCCGTCTACGTGACGCCGCGCGGCCAGCCGCCGAAGGACGAAGCCCCGCGTGTCGTCGAAGTCACGGATCTCGCCCGCAGCCTGCTGTTGGAAGCCGTTCGGCTGCGGGAAGCGCCCATCGGTCATCGAAAGGCCAAGCTGGTTCTGTCTCTGCTCGTCGAGGAGATCGCGACGCTGCCGGAACGTCCGCTCGGCCTCCCCTTCCCGTCCGACCGTCGGCTGACCGTGCTTTGCCGCGACTATCTCGCCAACCCGTCGCCCAACGCCAGACTGGACGAATGGGCCGAAAAGCTTTCGGTGAGCCGCCGGACGTTCACACGGCAGTTCCGTAAGGAAACCGGCATCAGCTTCACGACCTGGCGCCAGCAGGCGAGCGTTTTTGCCTGTCTGCCCCAGCTTGCCGAAGGCCAGCCCGTCACCAATGTCGCGCTCGAAGCGGGCTATGAGAGCGTGGCGGCGTTTACCACCATGTTTCGGCGCATGCTCGGCACCTCTCCGCGCAGCTATATGGCCAATCGCTGGACCCTCGAGCGGCAATCGGCTTGA
- a CDS encoding MFS transporter: MVAAFSGTQARYEKTTMSIVMAVSTCHLLNDTMQSLLTSLYPMFRENYALDFVQIGLLTMMFQITASLLQPVVGIVTDKWPMPYSLPVGMVSTFSGLLLLGYAGSFSVLLIAASLIGFGSAVFHPEASRVARLASGGRHGLAQSLFQLGGNAGSAIGPLIAAFFVLQHGQKSVAWLSVLAVIGFIVLSWVGNWFVNHRRQQSARPAPSRALPISRNKAMWALAILILLTATKNVYMASISSYFTFYVIDKFHLDVRDAQLMLFLFLGSVAVGTIMGGPVGDRLGARFVIWFSILGVIPFALLMPYADLFWTCVLTVIIGLVLASAFPAIVVFAQELIPGRVGLIGGIFFGFAFGAGGLGAAALGDFADTHGISFVYTICSYLPLLGLFTIFLPRISRH, from the coding sequence ATGGTTGCGGCATTCTCGGGTACGCAGGCCCGGTATGAAAAGACGACGATGTCGATCGTCATGGCGGTCAGCACCTGCCATCTTTTGAACGATACGATGCAGTCGCTTTTGACATCGCTCTACCCGATGTTCAGAGAGAACTACGCGCTCGATTTCGTGCAGATCGGGTTGCTGACGATGATGTTCCAGATCACCGCGTCGCTGCTACAGCCGGTGGTCGGCATCGTCACCGACAAATGGCCGATGCCCTACTCGCTGCCGGTCGGCATGGTCAGCACCTTTTCGGGCCTTTTGCTGCTCGGCTATGCCGGCAGTTTCAGCGTGCTCCTGATCGCCGCAAGCCTGATCGGCTTCGGCTCGGCCGTCTTCCATCCCGAGGCATCGCGCGTTGCCCGCTTGGCTTCGGGCGGCCGTCACGGCCTGGCGCAATCGCTCTTCCAGCTTGGCGGCAATGCCGGTTCGGCAATCGGGCCGCTGATCGCTGCCTTCTTCGTCCTGCAGCACGGACAGAAGAGCGTGGCCTGGCTTTCGGTGCTGGCTGTCATCGGCTTCATCGTTCTCAGCTGGGTCGGCAACTGGTTCGTCAATCACCGTCGCCAGCAGTCGGCGCGTCCCGCGCCGAGCCGCGCCTTGCCGATCTCGCGCAACAAGGCGATGTGGGCGCTTGCCATCCTCATCCTGCTGACGGCGACGAAGAATGTCTACATGGCGAGCATTTCGAGCTATTTCACCTTCTACGTCATCGACAAGTTCCATCTCGATGTCCGCGACGCGCAGCTGATGTTGTTCCTCTTCCTCGGCTCCGTCGCCGTCGGAACGATCATGGGCGGTCCGGTGGGCGACCGCCTGGGCGCGCGCTTCGTCATCTGGTTCTCGATCCTCGGCGTCATCCCCTTCGCGTTGCTGATGCCCTATGCGGACCTGTTCTGGACCTGTGTCCTGACTGTGATCATCGGCCTCGTGCTGGCCTCGGCCTTCCCGGCGATCGTCGTCTTTGCGCAGGAGCTGATCCCCGGCCGCGTCGGGCTGATCGGCGGCATCTTCTTCGGTTTCGCCTTCGGCGCGGGCGGGCTTGGCGCGGCAGCGCTCGGAGATTTTGCTGACACGCACGGCATCTCTTTCGTCTACACGATCTGCTCGTATCTGCCGCTGCTCGGCCTGTTCACGATCTTCCTGCCACGCATCTCGCGGCATTGA